A DNA window from Enterobacter cloacae subsp. cloacae ATCC 13047 contains the following coding sequences:
- the ybiJ gene encoding DUF1471 family protein YbiJ: protein MKTIKYAVAAVALSALSFGAFAVEPVSSAQAQNMNKVGVVSADGATTLDGLEAKLAEKAAAAGASGYTITSANGNNKLSGTAVIYK, encoded by the coding sequence ATGAAAACCATCAAATATGCTGTTGCTGCTGTTGCCCTGTCCGCTCTGTCTTTTGGCGCTTTCGCTGTAGAGCCCGTTTCTTCTGCTCAGGCACAGAACATGAATAAAGTAGGTGTGGTGAGTGCTGATGGCGCAACCACGCTGGACGGTCTGGAAGCCAAACTGGCTGAGAAAGCGGCAGCGGCCGGTGCAAGCGGATACACCATCACCTCCGCTAACGGCAATAACAAGCTGAGCGGTACCGCGGTTATCTACAAATAA
- the ybiB gene encoding DNA-binding protein YbiB, which yields MDYRKIIKEVGRGKNHARDLDQETARALYTHMLNGDVPDLEMGGILIALRIKGEGEAEMRGFYDAMQAQTLRLTPPVARPMPIVIPSYNGARKQANLTPLLAILLHKLGFPVVVHGVSEDPTRVLTETIFGMLGIEPTLHAGQAQAKLDGHQPVFIPVKALCPPLEKQLDMRWRMGVRNSAHTLAKLATPFGEADALRLSSVSHPEYVTRVGKFFEDIGGKALLMHGTEGEVYANPQRCPQLVLIDAAGTRPVLERGEENVDVVLPEAKDPHTTAHWIEQCLAGNVPVPHALKLQMACCLLATGEVESVQAGLARVEQAF from the coding sequence GTGGACTATCGTAAAATTATCAAAGAGGTAGGGCGGGGGAAAAACCATGCCCGCGACCTGGATCAGGAAACGGCCCGTGCGCTGTATACCCATATGCTTAACGGCGACGTGCCCGATCTGGAGATGGGCGGTATCCTGATTGCGCTACGCATTAAAGGTGAAGGCGAAGCGGAGATGCGCGGTTTCTATGACGCGATGCAGGCGCAAACGCTGCGCTTAACGCCACCGGTAGCCAGACCGATGCCGATTGTCATCCCTAGTTACAACGGCGCGCGCAAACAGGCGAATCTGACGCCTCTGCTGGCTATTCTGCTGCATAAGCTCGGGTTCCCGGTAGTTGTCCATGGCGTTAGCGAAGATCCGACTCGCGTCCTGACGGAGACCATTTTCGGCATGTTAGGTATCGAGCCGACCCTGCACGCCGGACAGGCACAGGCAAAGCTGGATGGTCATCAGCCGGTCTTTATTCCGGTTAAGGCGCTCTGTCCACCGCTGGAAAAACAGCTGGATATGCGCTGGCGCATGGGCGTGCGCAATAGTGCGCACACCCTGGCGAAACTGGCGACGCCGTTTGGTGAAGCGGATGCCCTGCGCCTCTCCAGCGTATCGCACCCGGAGTATGTCACGCGGGTGGGCAAGTTCTTTGAAGATATCGGCGGCAAGGCGCTGCTGATGCACGGCACCGAAGGGGAAGTTTACGCCAATCCGCAGCGCTGCCCGCAGCTGGTGCTGATTGATGCCGCCGGCACGCGACCCGTGCTGGAGCGGGGTGAAGAGAATGTGGATGTGGTGTTGCCGGAGGCAAAAGATCCGCACACGACTGCGCACTGGATTGAGCAGTGCCTTGCCGGCAATGTCCCTGTTCCGCACGCCCTTAAGCTGCAGATGGCCTGCTGCCTGCTGGCAACCGGGGAAGTGGAGTCTGTGCAGGCGGGGTTAGCCCGTGTGGAACAGGCGTTTTAG
- a CDS encoding fimbrial protein, with protein MKKKMIIAGIAAGMACASVSVFASSGEGQINFTGEIIDSACTVVNGLSNPLNVSLGKVSKSAFTGSGSTTSTTRFSIQLKDCPETVTSASVTFGGTPDSNNKDILAVTSGTGSASGVGVQLLDKTENPLSLYTASAAYTLTPGTTTNDLQFGARYIQTGGTVSAGLANAASTFTIVYN; from the coding sequence ATGAAAAAAAAAATGATTATTGCGGGGATCGCCGCCGGGATGGCGTGTGCTTCCGTTTCTGTATTTGCGTCCAGTGGTGAAGGTCAAATTAATTTCACAGGTGAGATTATTGATTCTGCATGTACTGTGGTAAACGGTTTAAGCAATCCGCTTAATGTTTCATTAGGTAAGGTGTCTAAATCTGCATTTACCGGAAGTGGTTCGACGACCTCGACAACCCGCTTTAGTATTCAGTTAAAAGATTGTCCTGAAACGGTTACCAGCGCCTCGGTGACATTCGGCGGGACGCCTGACAGTAACAACAAAGATATTCTTGCTGTGACATCAGGAACCGGCTCGGCGTCAGGAGTGGGTGTTCAGTTGCTGGATAAAACGGAAAATCCACTGAGCTTATATACGGCCTCTGCTGCGTATACGCTCACGCCAGGTACCACAACAAACGATCTGCAGTTTGGCGCACGTTATATCCAGACCGGAGGAACGGTGTCTGCCGGACTGGCGAATGCCGCGTCTACCTTCACTATCGTTTACAACTAA
- a CDS encoding molecular chaperone, with translation MRKYLLASSFLFIASVAHAGITIGGTRVVYPESKKESSIGITNPDNLDYLVQSWVETEDNAREKAPFLITPPLFRLDAKQENVLRIIRTGGNLPADRESLFWLNIKSIPSSARNESVNTLQIAIKTRIKLLYRPSGITGKPENVATQLSWHTRGNQLIVENPTPFYMNFQEITLDGKKVDKATYAGPKSETHFATPGNITAHTVSWKIINDYGGISQSYSAQIK, from the coding sequence ATGCGAAAATATCTTCTGGCCTCCTCTTTTTTATTTATTGCCTCCGTTGCCCATGCGGGTATTACCATTGGCGGCACGCGCGTGGTCTACCCAGAAAGTAAAAAAGAATCCTCTATTGGGATCACCAACCCGGACAATCTCGATTATCTGGTGCAGTCATGGGTCGAAACGGAAGATAACGCACGTGAGAAAGCACCGTTTCTGATCACGCCGCCGCTGTTTCGCCTTGATGCGAAGCAAGAGAACGTTCTGCGCATCATCAGAACCGGGGGAAACTTACCTGCCGATCGCGAATCGCTGTTCTGGTTGAATATTAAATCGATCCCCTCTTCTGCGCGTAATGAGAGCGTTAATACGCTGCAGATTGCGATTAAAACCCGCATTAAGCTGCTTTATCGCCCGTCAGGTATTACCGGAAAACCGGAAAATGTCGCCACGCAATTATCCTGGCACACCCGGGGAAACCAGCTGATTGTCGAAAACCCCACGCCGTTTTATATGAATTTCCAGGAAATAACGCTCGACGGTAAAAAGGTCGATAAAGCCACCTATGCCGGCCCAAAAAGTGAAACCCATTTCGCGACACCAGGAAATATTACAGCACACACCGTGAGCTGGAAAATCATCAATGATTACGGCGGTATTAGCCAGTCCTATAGCGCACAGATTAAATAA